The following proteins come from a genomic window of Methanosarcina sp. MTP4:
- a CDS encoding TATA-box-binding protein encodes MSESSIKIENVVASTKLAEEFDLTVIESEFEGAEYNKQKFPGLVYRVSDPKAAFLVFTSGKVVCTGAKNVADVHTVIGNMAKKLNGIGITTIENPQITVQNIVASADLHTILNLNAIAIGLGLENIEYEPEQFPGLVYRIDVPKVVVLIFSSGKLVVTGGKSPEDCEKGVEVVRTQLDNMGLL; translated from the coding sequence ATGAGTGAATCTAGCATCAAGATCGAAAACGTGGTTGCATCCACCAAACTTGCTGAAGAATTCGACTTAACCGTAATCGAATCCGAGTTCGAAGGGGCCGAGTATAACAAGCAGAAATTCCCGGGGCTTGTCTACAGGGTTTCTGACCCCAAGGCCGCATTCCTTGTCTTCACCTCAGGGAAAGTGGTCTGCACCGGGGCAAAGAACGTGGCTGACGTACACACCGTTATAGGCAACATGGCAAAGAAGCTCAATGGCATAGGGATCACGACTATAGAGAACCCGCAGATAACGGTGCAGAACATTGTCGCCTCAGCTGACCTGCACACAATCCTTAACCTTAACGCCATTGCAATCGGGCTCGGGCTTGAAAACATTGAATATGAACCTGAACAGTTCCCCGGACTTGTATACAGGATCGATGTGCCAAAGGTGGTAGTCCTGATCTTCAGTTCCGGAAAACTGGTGGTAACCGGCGGCAAATCCCCCGAAGACTGTGAAAAGGGTGTGGAAGTCGTCCGCACACAGCTCGACAACATGGGGCTTTTATAA
- a CDS encoding segregation/condensation protein A, whose protein sequence is MDELAEDAGTALEIFKLKAPDVSFEVSEPVDGDSSFSDPGPFGLPSTLSNMGVDWEGLELSEFETYEPLGIMVELAKSGKIDPWDIDIVELTDNFLGRVEELKKMDLRISSRTLLYSAILLRMKSSGILEEDVPEEEPDFFDYDEFPEPEKFPIPKLPVRRLSTRPVTLNELISELRKAEKALSRKYDKKARQASEAREAPKGPQLSTGDVLDIAHDEAISVRLDLIWDRLSKLFQMQPYVVFSVLMEESEDRVMDYISLLFLASSKKVWLCQKELFGELFIYPGAESGFSTEHNPSSFHENSLQNGAVSGHEVPGTAVSPDAAVSSDTVVSPVIAVLASDGKGSGESSLRKDALNSEPVEVFSVEVSPVESNPLED, encoded by the coding sequence ATGGATGAGCTTGCGGAAGATGCCGGGACTGCGCTGGAGATCTTTAAGTTGAAGGCTCCGGATGTGTCCTTTGAAGTTTCGGAACCGGTTGATGGCGACTCTTCTTTTTCTGACCCCGGGCCGTTCGGGCTTCCTTCCACTCTCTCCAATATGGGGGTTGACTGGGAGGGGCTTGAACTTTCGGAGTTCGAGACCTACGAACCCCTGGGCATCATGGTCGAACTTGCAAAAAGCGGAAAGATCGATCCCTGGGATATTGACATCGTGGAACTGACCGATAATTTCCTGGGAAGGGTGGAGGAACTCAAGAAAATGGACCTCCGGATTTCTTCCAGGACGCTTCTCTATTCCGCGATCCTGCTCCGCATGAAATCCTCCGGGATTCTTGAGGAAGATGTGCCTGAAGAGGAACCCGACTTTTTCGATTACGATGAATTCCCTGAGCCCGAAAAATTCCCTATCCCGAAACTCCCTGTCCGCCGCCTGTCCACCCGTCCAGTGACTCTGAACGAATTGATTTCCGAACTCAGGAAAGCTGAAAAAGCCCTTTCCAGGAAATATGATAAGAAAGCCCGGCAGGCTTCGGAAGCACGTGAAGCGCCGAAAGGGCCACAACTCAGTACCGGGGATGTTCTGGACATCGCTCACGATGAAGCTATCAGTGTCCGGCTGGACCTTATCTGGGACAGGCTTTCAAAACTGTTTCAGATGCAGCCTTATGTGGTCTTTTCCGTTCTAATGGAGGAGAGTGAAGACCGGGTCATGGATTACATTTCTCTTCTCTTCCTGGCTTCCAGCAAGAAAGTCTGGCTCTGTCAGAAGGAACTTTTCGGGGAGCTTTTCATCTACCCCGGGGCAGAATCCGGTTTTTCCACTGAACACAACCCGTCCTCCTTCCATGAAAATAGCCTGCAAAACGGGGCGGTTTCAGGGCATGAAGTCCCGGGAACTGCTGTCTCTCCGGATGCTGCTGTTTCCTCGGATACCGTTGTCTCTCCGGTTATTGCTGTCCTGGCATCTGACGGTAAAGGTTCTGGCGAAAGTTCTTTAAGGAAGGATGCCCTGAATTCCGAACCTGTAGAGGTTTTCTCCGTCGAAGTAAGTCCGGTAGAATCAAATCCTCTTGAAGACTAA
- the scpB gene encoding SMC-Scp complex subunit ScpB yields MSELEIIEAALFAAGRAVSLEKLAKISGKPKKTILSVLRELMEDYASRETGMEIVDLGERYVMQVKPEYSELIRMVAPKELSAPKLRTLSMIAYHQPLLQSDLIEMRGSGAYEHIRDLIERGFVDSVPCGRSRQLSTTLLFADYFGLKRNDPQAIKEKIIGLLKEDAGQSEINRWIGKKTVAVTPMYESLMGMCGIKDYLVINAYSPSKEDLSRLLEVDVLVISAGYLEEVRQHCDGEILEMHSTTFEDLIEAVSTIAEELQDEVNPETVEKTLDNLRETRGKYLSSTLLIKKKVQPATDMVSKIVNDLNLGVSADGVLIAPDYGTSKSGAKIGKGAEILLPTHRTVEGDLFRRVCLKYDAVLDGLKKIED; encoded by the coding sequence ATGAGTGAGCTTGAAATCATTGAAGCGGCCCTCTTTGCCGCGGGAAGGGCAGTAAGCCTTGAAAAGCTTGCGAAAATAAGCGGCAAACCCAAAAAAACCATACTTTCCGTTCTCAGGGAGTTAATGGAGGACTATGCTTCCCGGGAAACCGGGATGGAGATTGTGGACCTAGGGGAACGCTATGTCATGCAGGTCAAACCTGAGTATTCCGAGCTTATACGGATGGTCGCCCCGAAAGAACTTTCCGCGCCTAAACTCCGGACCCTTTCCATGATCGCCTATCACCAGCCTCTGCTCCAGTCTGACCTTATAGAAATGCGGGGCAGTGGGGCTTACGAGCATATCAGGGACCTGATAGAGCGGGGTTTTGTCGATTCCGTGCCCTGCGGGAGGAGCCGACAGCTTTCCACAACCCTGCTTTTTGCGGATTATTTCGGGCTCAAGCGAAACGACCCTCAGGCTATAAAGGAAAAAATCATCGGGCTTTTGAAAGAGGACGCCGGGCAGAGTGAAATCAACCGGTGGATCGGAAAAAAGACCGTTGCCGTAACTCCCATGTACGAGTCCCTGATGGGGATGTGCGGGATTAAGGACTACCTGGTGATAAACGCCTATTCCCCCTCTAAAGAAGATCTCTCCCGCCTGCTTGAAGTGGATGTCCTGGTCATTTCGGCCGGCTACCTGGAGGAGGTGCGGCAGCACTGCGATGGAGAGATTCTTGAGATGCACTCCACGACCTTTGAAGACCTGATCGAGGCAGTTTCCACAATTGCTGAAGAACTTCAGGATGAAGTGAATCCGGAAACCGTGGAAAAGACTCTTGATAATCTCAGGGAGACAAGGGGAAAATACCTGTCTTCAACCCTTCTTATCAAAAAGAAGGTTCAGCCTGCCACGGACATGGTCTCGAAAATCGTAAATGACCTGAATCTGGGGGTTTCGGCGGACGGGGTCCTGATAGCCCCTGATTACGGGACCTCGAAAAGTGGGGCAAAAATCGGAAAAGGGGCGGAAATCCTTCTTCCCACTCACCGCACTGTGGAAGGAGACCTTTTCCGGCGGGTCTGTTTGAAGTACGATGCTGTGCTCGATGGCCTGAAAAAAATTGAGGACTGA
- the aglJ gene encoding S-layer glycoprotein N-glycosyltransferase AglJ — translation MNSADVCILIPTLNEAATIGQLIKDFKAEGFSNILVIDGNSRDRTKEIAEAEGAKVVLQTGKGKGQAMIQAFRLIKSPYVLLIDGDGTELASDAHSLLAPVLEGRADHVVGNRLVNYESGAFTKLNLVGNHLINMLFDLAYGAQLKDILSGYRAFTLESIRELELNKTGFEIETEISVECVLKNQRIQEIPITYLPRSEKGATKLNPLKDGLRIGSTIYRLAKVHNPMFYFGILGSFFILAGLFTGTFVVFQWFQGITRIPLSILTTLLIIFGLQMFIFGMLSDLIVSLHRQTLRLIKEQNK, via the coding sequence TTGAACAGCGCAGACGTTTGCATCCTGATTCCCACCCTGAACGAAGCCGCCACCATCGGCCAGCTCATTAAGGATTTCAAAGCAGAAGGCTTTTCCAATATTCTGGTAATTGACGGAAATAGCAGGGATAGAACGAAGGAAATTGCAGAGGCCGAAGGGGCAAAGGTGGTCCTGCAGACCGGGAAAGGCAAGGGGCAGGCAATGATCCAGGCCTTTCGGCTTATAAAAAGCCCGTATGTCCTTTTGATTGACGGGGACGGGACCGAACTTGCCAGTGATGCCCATTCCCTGCTTGCCCCGGTTCTTGAAGGCAGGGCTGATCATGTGGTAGGGAACCGGCTTGTAAACTATGAGTCAGGGGCCTTTACAAAACTAAACCTCGTTGGCAACCACCTGATAAACATGCTTTTTGATCTTGCTTACGGGGCGCAGCTAAAGGACATCCTTTCAGGCTACAGAGCCTTTACCCTGGAAAGCATCAGGGAACTGGAACTGAACAAGACAGGGTTTGAAATCGAGACCGAAATCTCGGTTGAGTGTGTTCTGAAAAACCAGAGGATTCAGGAAATTCCCATAACCTATCTCCCGAGAAGCGAGAAAGGTGCAACCAAACTAAATCCCCTGAAAGACGGGCTCCGGATAGGCTCCACGATCTACAGGCTTGCCAAAGTCCATAACCCCATGTTCTATTTCGGAATCCTTGGCTCCTTTTTTATCCTGGCAGGGCTTTTCACGGGGACCTTCGTGGTCTTTCAGTGGTTCCAGGGAATCACCCGCATCCCCCTTTCAATCCTCACGACCCTGCTTATTATCTTCGGCCTGCAGATGTTTATTTTCGGGATGCTTAGCGACCTGATAGTTTCCCTGCACCGGCAGACCCTCCGTTTAATCAAAGAACAAAATAAGTGA